Below is a genomic region from Trichoderma asperellum chromosome 2, complete sequence.
CCAGAGACAGTATCCTTCCATTCCTGATCCTTCAGCCGCAAAGTAATTGGCATCTAATGCAGCTGATTGGCTGGAATAGTCTCCCGTCTTGTACGCTTTCTTGTCATCCATGTCGTATGGAATACCAAACTCTGTCATCAGACAGGGATGGTTACCCATCCGATCAATACCCTCTTGCCTGAGAGTTGCTAATTGGTCCCTTAGACAATTTCGAATTGCCGTCTCGCCGATTTTGATAGCAAAAGCGGGATGCCAATACTTCCCTCGCAGGACACCGACGACATCGACATTCCAACTGCTATTCCAATGCTTCGTCATGAGAGTAATGCCATCATAAAAGTGCGGCGTAAAAACAAGCTTTGGGTCATCATCCTCGGTACCCTTGATCTGGGGAGGGAGCTCCAGAGTCGGATATTGCATCAGCATGATACAGTCTTTGTGATGATCTCGGCACGCCCGTTTATATTTCCTCCAAAAGTCCATAAAATAGGTATTCGTGAATTCTGGATAATCAATCGTTTTCCCAGTATTAGGATTTTTGGCGAAGTAATCCTTCCTCAGGATGGTGTCCGTCGCGATGTCCCAAACGCCATGCTGCGCCCAGATGCACTCGCCCAACTTCCATCCAGCATCGCGCTTCCATCCATACCTTGAATCGTCATACCCTTCGGGTAACCATGCAAATTCGCCGTGCGGGTCGACGAGCTTGGTTCCTGTCTTGTAAGGACCGAGTCCTCCCATATCCCAGGTATCGATCTCGCATGCTCTGCCCATTCCCGTGAGGAAAGTCTGCCACATAGTTGGGCAAGTTCCCTTTTTGAGAGGATGCTCTTTAGGAATAACGGTCAAATCGGCGTAGCCAGTCATGCCTCTGTTTGGCTCATTCATGCTCTCCCAGCCGATGACGACCTCGTTCTCGAGATCCCCCGCCTCATGAATGCGCTTCGCAAGATGCGCGCATGCGTTGATAAAGTGGCCCTGCAAGTAATCTTGGATATTCACGCCATCAATGATGCATTTCGGAGCAAAATCCTTgccagcaaagaaaagagtgaATATTGTCCCGGCAGCAAGTCGATAGTAGTTGGTAGACCAGATCATCTTGGGGAACTGGTCGGGCTCGGGATATGTATTGTGAACAATCGAGGCTTCTGTTGCTGCGAAGCTCTGGGGATTCAACCCGCAGGCGTAGAGCGTCCACATGGGGGCTCCAGAGCCGCCGGTAAACCTTGACCAGACGTCCTGGTGAGGGTCCATGAAAACGTAGAAGCCATAGTGTTTGGCAATTCTCAGGATCTCAATGGTGTGCTTGATGTATTCCTCGTCGTATATCCCCGGCCCGGCCGCCTCAATGGCCTCCCACGTAAACAGGTATCGGATCGTGTTGAAGCCAAACCGCTTGATTCTCGCAAAGTGCATCGGAGCGTCTTGTTTGCTAAAGGGCCGCTCGTGGAACGTCACGTTGTCGCCATCGAAGAAGTCGTCGCCCACGTGAGAGGGCTGGTTGGGTTCGCTGGGCAGTTTGGTGTCTCCAGCGACGTTGATGCCGCGGAGAACGACCTGCCGGCCCTGGCCATCGCGGAATTGGCCGTCTTCGATTGTCAGGCGAAACGATGCCATGATAGCCTTCCGCAGACAATATAGAGCAGTGCGATGCAACGCACTCCTCGACAGCGACGATAAGAGATGGAGTCAGTCCCGGGGAAAGTGACAGACAAAAGGCTGGAGTGGATGACAGACAGTGGTTTGCATTGGGGCCCGAGTAGAGTATGTCACAGGCGCCACTGCAGTAACAGATGGCGGTCTCGCAGTCGCCACAGCGGTGCAGAATAGGCATAGCGCGCGCAATTACCCACAGCGGGCGTCGAAGCCCCGATCTCGTCGGATTCTCCAAATCGGCAGATCCGgccgtggagaagatgaagccgccCGATGACGATCGCGAATACGAAAGTCGAAACTCAATTCTGGGTGCATGCTATCGCGATTGGCATATTTGTAGTTGATGGCTAAAAGAGCAGCAGGTTGGCAGTCTGGGGTCGATACAGGCATTCATCATGTTCAGCTGCATGTACGCATCACCAACAGCACTCTGCATCAATCAATATTAAATTTCATGAAACAACCTACCCCACTAAGATATTACTaatttccatcttctttcctcGTTATACATAGCACAATAAACATTACACATCTATCAGAGTTAACATGAGATCTCTTCATCGCTTCATCCCTCCCATTACGCCCATCTAAAATCGGGTGCTCACAGGCCCGGCGTTGTTTGTTGCCTTCAAGTCATATTCGCTGGATTTGGCCCTCGCCTTGATGGGGGGGAATTCAAAACCGCGATTCTGCGCTAATTCCACCGCCTCTGGGACTGTTGGCTCATGATAGCGTCCTATAGCATCAGCAGCCCGGAATGGCGACAAGTCTTCGCAATCTGCTGAACCCCAAATCATGTCTTCATAGAGCTCCGGCTTAGGCTGCTTGCTTCCAAAGATACGATGTCGGATTAGCCACGGGAGGTGGTCGCATAACTGGTAGCGCATGAACTTTTTCTTGGAAACAGCAAAGATGTGGTCCAGCTCTTCGAGAGTGCGACGCTTTGTCTCTTCGACTAGCAAAAAGACTAAAACAAAGGCAACGACGTTGAGAACTGCGAAGAGACATAATGCACCAGCTGCTTTGATACTTGAATCAACGCTTTATAACGATTAGCTCCAGTTGACCCATTGTTAGACAGGCGTCTTCGACTTACACTGGGAAGCCGATTGACAAGACACCGGCAAAGGCGAAATTGATGGAAATCGCCCAAGACGTTCCCTAATATACAAAAGAGATTAGCTAGATAAAGCATACAGGTAGTTTGGTGGTGGCAACTGACTGCTTCTCTGTGGGACAAAGGAAAGCTTTCTGACGCGAGAGTAAAAGGGATCGGTCCTAAGCCCGGAGAATACGCCGCTGAAAACACTGTATGACCATTAGATCGATTCCCAGTAGGAATCTAATGACGAATTATATACGTACtgaataagaaaaaggcagcaaCGCCGATTCTAATTCTTGGGGTCTCAATTGTAAAAGCCAAGCCTGCACCGAGCATGAATAGCGCCATGAAAGGAAGCGTTGCCAGCAGCCATTTGCGTCTGCCCAGCGTATCGATACTTCTCACAGCAGGCAGTGCAAACAAAAAGTTGATCGCTCCTATTGAGTTGAGTCGTTAGCTTGGCAGACTATGATGTGAGAGGCCAAGAAAGGATTGTTTACCGAAGCCAAGACTATACGACATTGATACTATTTTCGAGTATTCGCCGCTACTGCCAACGCTGGTGAAGAGGAATCCTGCAACTTGTTAGTATTCTCAAAAGAAACTAAGCGCACTGACCTGGCGTGGAATTTACCAGAGTAGAAAGCCATAACATTGACTGCAGCAGAATTAGTACTTGaaaccaccaaaaaaaagtcacCATTTTAGGACTGTCTTACTTCCACAGAGCTGCTGAGCCAAATTCACAGTCGAAGCAGAGATCAGAGCATTGTACAAACGTCTCTGCTGAAAAAGCTGCATATACTGTCTAAGAAAGTCTCGGATGACCCAAAAGAATCCCGGCGATCGAAACGCGTTGGCGTCTAAATTGCCTAGACTCATGGACTCATTTTCGAGTGACTTATACACGAGATACATGTCCCGTAGTGCTTGTAGCTGTGAGTCTTTATTAGCCATTTGCGAATCGCGCCGCACGGGACCAAAGGCACTACGAACCTCAGTGTTTCGCAATTTTGTCATACTGATGAATGCTTTTTTGACATCATAGTTGGGGCCTCTTGTAAGATGGTATCGGGGAGATTCAGGGCAGAAGAACATGGCAATAATCAGGAGTATCAGGCTGGGTACCATGGGTGCCGCATTGATAAGAGCCAGTGTAGTTGCGCCCGTTTTAGCTTGTGCGAAGATGACATTAAAAGCGAAGCCAATCATGATGCCAAACGCGACCCTTTGAGTATATGTCAGTCAATGAATTGAACGAGAAGCTAAAGCATGCTGTGTACCATAACTGCCACAGCAAGATGGCAGATCCTCGCCAGAACCCAACAGCAGTCTCTCCGGCTAGAATTGGCGTACTGACGGCCTTGATTCCCATGCCTTGGTACATAGTTAGTGCTAGGAcagttaaaaaaacaaaaaaaaaaaaaaaaaaaaaaaaaaaaaaaagattgaaGAAAGACGCACCGATGCCGTTAAAGACTCTAACGCCTAGCAGACAATACCAAGTTTTTGAGAAAGCTGCCGCTATGGAGCTCGCGAATATCAACATTGCGGCAGCACAAATGCCTCCACGTCTGCCAAACCAGTAATTGATTGGGAGAGCAAGAGGGCAGCCAATAACTGCGGCAACAAAGAAGGGTATTGCGTTAACAGCTCCGAATTTCCAATTCTCAGAACTGTTGATTTTTAGTTGTTCTCCAAGTCCCCACTGTTCTCTGTATAACCCAGCACCATTAAACGACGATTGGACGAAGCCTGTTGCGAAAAATAGACATTAGACATGGATAGAGTTGGCGGTAGGGATCTGTGCCCACCTTGTAGTAGAGCGGCAATGGAAACTGTGATGATGACAATCCGCATGCCCCTTTCACTAAAGGGAACATCCCTTTCCCGACGCAAAGCGCGCTTCTCATCTTCCGTTAGTTGCACCAAGAGGTCGGACTCGACGTG
It encodes:
- a CDS encoding uncharacterized protein (EggNog:ENOG41~CAZy:GH5), producing the protein MASFRLTIEDGQFRDGQGRQVVLRGINVAGDTKLPSEPNQPSHVGDDFFDGDNVTFHERPFSKQDAPMHFARIKRFGFNTIRYLFTWEAIEAAGPGIYDEEYIKHTIEILRIAKHYGFYVFMDPHQDVWSRFTGGSGAPMWTLYACGLNPQSFAATEASIVHNTYPEPDQFPKMIWSTNYYRLAAGTIFTLFFAGKDFAPKCIIDGVNIQDYLQGHFINACAHLAKRIHEAGDLENEVVIGWESMNEPNRGMTGYADLTVIPKEHPLKKGTCPTMWQTFLTGMGRACEIDTWDMGGLGPYKTGTKLVDPHGEFAWLPEGYDDSRYGWKRDAGWKLGECIWAQHGVWDIATDTILRKDYFAKNPNTGKTIDYPEFTNTYFMDFWRKYKRACRDHHKDCIMLMQYPTLELPPQIKGTEDDDPKLVFTPHFYDGITLMTKHWNSSWNVDVVGVLRGKYWHPAFAIKIGETAIRNCLRDQLATLRQEGIDRMGNHPCLMTEFGIPYDMDDKKAYKTGDYSSQSAALDANYFAAEGSGMEGYCLWVYSSTNDHERGDQWNGEDLSIISVDDKLPATSSILSEPSFDQSSTSLVKAGSAVVTAETLEEVGVTPGNLQRTLTNPSISSAPSDKDPELTNAPGYRAAEAFIRPTPTTVAGKLISSGFDLRKCTFNIKVSAAQAAADDTPTVIFLPEYHFPKQESEVAVSAGRWEINFDNSQGTLLQLLKWWHPEGEQTLTIKGLVRKYNVAEGNPEDAGYLEQCQAGYGLNAGNCCIM
- a CDS encoding uncharacterized protein (TransMembrane:12 (i117-135o165-185i197-218o224-243i255-276o288-308i392-417o437-455i467-486o492-513i534-554o560-582i)~EggNog:ENOG41); translation: MASSGRNTSASTRNEGRLSLQTRGRRANGSAIIENPLAHLTDEELQRDVRSFVENHIPSIAYEDLIRAARVAKDVRLYDEVARKEGYHVESDLLVQLTEDEKRALRRERDVPFSERGMRIVIITVSIAALLQGFVQSSFNGAGLYREQWGLGEQLKINSSENWKFGAVNAIPFFVAAVIGCPLALPINYWFGRRGGICAAAMLIFASSIAAAFSKTWYCLLGVRVFNGIGMGIKAVSTPILAGETAVGFWRGSAILLWQLWVAFGIMIGFAFNVIFAQAKTGATTLALINAAPMVPSLILLIIAMFFCPESPRYHLTRGPNYDVKKAFISMTKLRNTELQALRDMYLVYKSLENESMSLGNLDANAFRSPGFFWVIRDFLRQYMQLFQQRRLYNALISASTVNLAQQLCGINVMAFYSGFLFTSVGSSGEYSKIVSMSYSLGFGAINFLFALPAVRSIDTLGRRKWLLATLPFMALFMLGAGLAFTIETPRIRIGVAAFFLFMFSAAYSPGLGPIPFTLASESFPLSHREAGTSWAISINFAFAGVLSIGFPVVDSSIKAAGALCLFAVLNVVAFVLVFLLVEETKRRTLEELDHIFAVSKKKFMRYQLCDHLPWLIRHRIFGSKQPKPELYEDMIWGSADCEDLSPFRAADAIGRYHEPTVPEAVELAQNRGFEFPPIKARAKSSEYDLKATNNAGPVSTRF